A genomic window from Anaerolineae bacterium includes:
- a CDS encoding SidJ-related pseudokinase codes for MYYRNLEREQSNLENALKNEHLDFSAAFMIVQDLHQLVRANPEIIRPETISALKNVLEDPKHTFQTQSFFLYKEAADALASILVLSADESLSEKSISSLKQIVNTGSGMQQRAATEAMGSLPLQICGPGMPEYCSEKIPYARWDDILKLNNIAACNSPVILGRSMVAPINNSSKILVVKSAATESGVKLIKKEAEWMHYLSSYGYSLPVGFKIPQPLQINGSYLFRLKNLPVRPPEGSYINPKHNCAIAYIAHKDYFSYPNDHRKARQLTKDKFREVILRNSKLLGKLTSLGIVHSAPIPLFHNRVQRNRRADQGVYEWHHGGRLDRWLYSCRHPNFGITGIRDFEHLISYQGSSRELYRHIGRQILSLVLVTGSYFRNFEADKVGFDKHGKPVDVRYLFDKPFLQELLQSIFHEYYNGFVKENFCGDIPFNIEQLSPRIIEEMGVDHHMEEILRVADQIEMTEKEFIDFLAARGCSKEEIEAFNKDAADITIQTGPHLGGFNQSISVPELIQCLEVVSAYCIGGRYLAKKD; via the coding sequence ATGTATTATCGGAATCTGGAAAGAGAACAAAGCAATTTGGAAAATGCGCTCAAAAACGAACACCTGGATTTTAGCGCTGCATTTATGATTGTTCAGGATCTGCATCAGCTTGTCCGGGCAAATCCGGAAATTATCCGGCCGGAAACAATCTCGGCGCTGAAAAATGTTCTTGAAGATCCAAAGCACACCTTCCAGACACAATCATTTTTTCTCTATAAAGAGGCTGCTGATGCACTGGCCTCTATTCTGGTTCTTTCTGCTGACGAGTCCCTGTCAGAAAAAAGCATTTCTTCCCTGAAACAGATTGTTAATACAGGCTCCGGCATGCAGCAAAGGGCTGCTACCGAAGCCATGGGATCACTTCCCCTTCAAATTTGCGGCCCCGGTATGCCTGAGTATTGTTCTGAAAAGATACCATATGCAAGGTGGGATGACATATTAAAGCTTAACAATATTGCCGCCTGTAATAGCCCGGTAATTCTTGGCAGGAGTATGGTCGCACCAATAAATAATAGCTCCAAAATACTTGTTGTAAAATCGGCTGCAACCGAAAGCGGGGTGAAATTAATAAAAAAAGAGGCGGAATGGATGCATTATCTGTCTTCTTATGGCTATTCCTTACCCGTTGGATTTAAGATTCCTCAGCCTCTTCAGATTAACGGAAGCTATCTGTTCAGGCTTAAAAACCTGCCGGTCAGGCCTCCGGAGGGATCGTATATTAATCCAAAACACAATTGTGCTATAGCTTATATAGCTCATAAGGACTATTTCAGCTATCCGAACGACCATAGAAAAGCAAGACAACTGACCAAGGACAAATTCAGAGAGGTAATATTAAGAAATTCCAAGCTGTTGGGGAAATTAACCTCTTTGGGCATTGTTCATTCCGCCCCTATTCCTCTTTTCCATAATCGTGTGCAGCGCAACAGAAGAGCGGATCAGGGTGTCTATGAATGGCACCATGGCGGCAGACTTGACAGGTGGCTGTATTCATGCCGGCACCCAAATTTCGGAATAACCGGCATAAGAGATTTTGAACATCTTATCTCATATCAGGGATCGAGCCGGGAGCTTTACAGGCACATCGGCAGACAGATATTAAGCCTGGTGCTGGTAACCGGCAGCTACTTCCGTAACTTTGAGGCTGACAAGGTTGGATTCGACAAGCATGGAAAACCTGTGGATGTCCGATATCTTTTTGATAAACCCTTTTTGCAGGAACTTCTTCAGAGCATTTTTCATGAGTATTATAATGGATTTGTAAAAGAAAATTTCTGCGGTGATATCCCTTTTAACATTGAACAGCTCAGTCCCCGTATAATTGAAGAGATGGGGGTTGATCATCATATGGAGGAAATTCTGAGAGTGGCTGATCAAATAGAAATGACGGAAAAGGAGTTTATAGATTTTCTGGCCGCAAGAGGCTGCTCAAAAGAAGAGATAGAAGCTTTTAATAAAGATGCCGCAGATATTACCATCCAGACCGGCCCACATCTTGGCGGGTTTAATCAGAGTATATCTGTGCCGGAACTTATTCAATGCCTGGAAGTGGTGTCAGCCTATTGTATAGGGGGCAGATATCTGGCGAAAAAGGACTGA